AACAAGAATTTTATAAGAAACAGATTAATTGTTGAGTTTTTCCAGTAtgcatatttttgttattgtaggtataagtgaaaatatttgatatGTAATTTAGAATACCTTGAAATCGAGGAGAAAACAAAATCAGATAATAGCAACATCGTAGCATAACATAATcatagacaaaaatattttcgttctGAAATTACGCAAATAGAAAATTTATACAActttataagaataaaatttttagtaattggaaaatctttttatttgtaactaaaccataaaactataaaaataataattcaaagaacataaaaacattttgtatgcTAGCCAAATTTCTAAACTAAATTGTCAATAAATGAAAACAGCTGATCGCAAAACATAACCTAAAAATTTCGATaacattgtaatattgtattaatttaagtgaaaataaacAGATCATGTTAATAAACTATTAGAAATGTGTTCTATATTAGTAAAACGTTTAATTTACGTACCAAATCGTTATTTGTTTAAGTGCATTAGTACGAAAAGTCCAAGAGTTAGATTTGCGCCGAGTCCTACGGGCTATTTGCATTTAGGAGGTTTACGAACTGCTCTGTACAATTATTTGTTTGCAAAATCTCGGAATGGTACGTTTATCCTGCGTATAGAAGATACGGATCAGACGAGGAAAGTCGAGGGCTCAGTAGACGCATTGGTGAACGACTTGCAATGGGCGGGTATTGAGTGTAACGAAGGACCAGGAATTAATGGAAAATATGGTCCTTATGTACAGAGCGAAAGGTTGAATATTTATCAGTAAGTTTAGtttcattcataattaaatGCTTCATTTTCTGATTAACTGTGTTTGTGATGTATGATATAGTTAGGTAAATCATTATTTCATAGCTGTGatttaatagaaaacaaattatatgaaaagaaaattagttttttttttaatatagctcaatatttttttatataaaaactatagtgaaacatactaaattaaccaaaactcaaggtttactcacttaaattaatgaagaaaatctctactagtttagaGTCACAATCACAAATGACTTCACCATGTTTGCACACATTGCTCATACCtcaataattcaatttgagcAGTGAACACACATAGACTGTTAACATGACAATGATAATCAtgacatattattaaaaatgttcctTCCATTTCTTCCAGAGAGCACATAGCAAAACTCCTCGATAATGGCTCAGCATACAAATGTTTCTGCACTGAGCGCAGACTGAACATACTACGCAGGGATGCAGTCAAGTCACAGAGGATACCTAAATATGATAACAGGTGTAGGAGTCTGTCTCCTGAGGAGATTAAACAGAAGATTGACAATGGTGTTCCTTATTGTATTAGGTTTAAGgtaattttatgtataattatttatttatttattaagtgtcaccaacataaatacagcaatattgcacaataaaaataacagttacataCAAACTACCTTAGGCTTatctgtatttacaattattatttaaaagaaggactgaaaaaatatttctggtcttaaattttacaacttttctttataaatgaGTAGGCAATAGTATGTCAACCTGTGGTATGCTGAAATGCAGATGTACATGAGACACAATGTTTTTTCTAGTGTGTCTCATATACTAACAGACAAGATGTTAAAAAGTAACATCAACTCTTTgcttattatttcatttttatacatttaaaagaAGGCAAGCCTAATATAGGTACCAGGCATAATTCAAGTACTAAGATTTTGTCCTGTTTCATAATACAGAATTTCTGCTgcacatcacactcagaccaGGACCAATAATATTTATGGATCACCACAAAGAATTATTTCTTACAACAAACGATCTCGCGACGCGTTACACAGTAGCCGATCACCTAGCCACTGcacgaaacaaaaattttcCAAATTAATCATTTTCGTTTCTATTTTCCTCAGCTAACATCAGACGTTCAGTACTTTGAAGATCTGATCTTCGGCAGTATAGCTTACGACGTCTCCTTGAATGAAGGGGACCCAGTGCTCATGAAGAGTGATGGCTACCCAACATACCACTTCGCGAATGTGGTCGATGACCATTTGATGGACATCACACATGTGTTGCGAGGTGTCGAGTGGCAGATCTCTACTACTAAGCATTTGCTTATTTATAGGtaagatacataatatagaaATTCCGTTGTAGCTTAGAGAAGTTTGGCGTCTAATGGTAaacgtccacaggtccgcatcgtacgcatcgcacgcatcggattttagtttgtctagtATAGAAACTCATCACAACTGTGTCCactaatccgcatcgtacggcACGCATCATCGGTaatgcttacatgcgatgcgtgctgatgacgtcatacaaaATGTGTACGATGCCGGCCAGTGGATGCTTATCTTAAACATGATagactttaattttataataactatcgtgtgacacactaaattaactaaacaatcacggtttactcacgtacattaaaaAGCGCGGGTAATAGAGTCGAAGTCGCCGCGTCAGCGCACGCTACTCACGATAAAtactgtaactcgaaactagtaaagcatttctccattaatgtacgtaagtaaaccgggATTGTTTCACATGATAGACTTATTATTTGCAGAGCGTTCGGTTGGAAGCCGCCACAGTTTGGTCACATGCCGCTGATCGTGAATGCTGACGGCACTAAGCTTAGTAAGAGACAGAGCGACGTCAAAGTTGAAGATTATAGAAGCAAtggtatttaatgaaaatatttttgtatagttACTGCTAAATGTGAAGTAACTTTCGGCTTCTTAAGTAAGGCTTATAAAAGACTTTAGATCTACTTTCGTGTAGAGATATGCTGATAGGCATAAAACTTTCTGAATGACTATTTATCCTATTAAGCTGATACTAATTTTAACTACTAATgaatatatttagtaaaatcGTATCGTCACACCCGCCCCTGGGCAtcaatccagactccgtgctgttactgaggaattttcgataaaccgaaaaaactcggcaatactttacccgaccccaGGAATTGACCCAGGGACCTCTTGGTCAGTAGTCGTacttgcgaacactcgaccaacgaggcagtcaatttagtaaaaattgttatttctcAGGAATATTTCCGCTGGCGTTGGTGAATTACATAACGCTGTCTGGTGGTGGGTTCGAGCACGTGCCGGGCGCAGGCGTCAGACTCAAGACTATGGACGAATTGGCTGGAGAGGTACCTTACCTACTTGCATATAATTTCTtagcatttattattttaaagattagaACTATggtttaacaaacaaaacactcTTACTTCTACTTAGTTACAACGCCGACATACTAAATAGGcatgttttaaattacagtttCAGATAGACAAAATATCATCACACCCAAGCCGACTGAATCCCGACCTTCTAGAAGAATGCAATCGTTTAGAAATCAAACGAAGATTAAGAGACGAAGACCAAGCAAATAGCTTAGTATCCAAACTACAAGAACTAATAACAAAAACGTATCCAGAACACAATTTGAATTTGACAGAAGAACATGTAAAGACCGTTTTAAATTGGTCAGCGTCTCGAATATCAAGAATGGAAGAGTTATCATCGAAAAAATATGGTTTCCTATGGATCTTACCCAAAAACACTGCTAAGGTTGACCAGGAATTGCTAAGGAAACTGGTGGAAAATTTGGAAGGGTTGGAGAAGTTTGACCAGGGTAGTTTGAAGGAGAATTTGAGGAGTTTCTCTGCGCAAAATGATGTGAAATTTCCGGCTCTAATGAAGATGCTTCGGTCTGTTATAAGCGGGCTGGATGAGGGTCCAGGAGTCGCGGAGATGATGGACTTGTTGGGTAAGACACAGTCGTTAGAAAGAATTAAAGCTGTTGTACGATACACTGTtgttttacttaatattattaatgttatgatGGTAAGCAGACATCGTAGACTAAGAGACAACGAGAGTACATCTGCTAAGCCAAAATCAAGTTAATTGCGAACCACGCAAGAAATTCTGTAGATCTATCTTATAGGAGAAATTGTATTTTCTCAAGGGctaaaatacttattaacacattttttctCTAAGGACCAAGAAAGTGCACAACCAAAATGActacattcatatttattatctaGTTTTCATTGCCAATCGTGACAccaatgtaagtaggtatatacctaTGATCTCTGATAATCCTGAACTTTTAAACTGTGTTTGCCAACTTACCTGCGTGCGGATTATGTCGAAGTCTCTTGTGTAGGAACAGCAGCATGAATTAAGTATGTACTAGTATATACTATGTACCTAAAAACTACCACTACACATTCTAACTAGGAAATAACTCACGAAAAGGGTAAGTAAGTTCTGTACATCTAGTTGGGTTAACTACCCATAACCCTATGTCCCCTGCTAGTATAATTATAGCACACCTCTGCTCacatttttccatataataGCGTGATATTAAATAGGAAAAATAGAATAATGAATAGGTTTTTCTATTATCGATCcaattagtaaaaatatttttaatgattttaacaATGTACGTGTTTAGACAATCAGTTCAATTAACCTACTTCTATTATTTTTTGCAGCCATTAAAATGTAATCTAATGAATGCTTATTACAATAATGAAGTCTacgtttaaattattaataggcTTAGGCGCAATTATGATGTACATAACATTGTACAGTCGGCGTCAAATAGTAGGAAACACCCACTTTACacaattttgtgttaaagtcccatgtaataggaggtgaacctatggacacaattccaaacctttttcaaaaaccgaaaaagcccagttgccctacccgggaatcaaacccgagaccccaagtccggcagtcgcatttgcgaccactccacCAATGAGGCAGTCGACAAAGTTCGATTACTTACTTACGATATATCGATACACAAAGGAAGGTACTTAgtaaagtaacattttaaaataaaatgaaactaacAAATTATGAGTAACagtataatttattgaattcccaaatataaatattgagagAAAATATCGAGGTCGATTCTGAGTTACAAACTTCATAAACGGGTGTATCAAACCCACCACAAGAACTTTCGTCAGAcaaattttaatacatagaaTACTTTTAGGTTGCACATCAAAATATAGTAATAAGTGAATACATAAGACGATATTAGATGTAGtaggtacaaaaaaaaacagtaaaatcgACAgattaaagtaaagaaaaataactttaaataggtacttcagatatttttatttgtcgaACGGTTACTCAAtggattttatttcattgttgcTGACTGTACCGTTATAAACGTCGAACTTAATCATACATGATTCAATGTCattcaaataattaatcattttattttgccagaaatattaaaaactatcaTGGACCTAAGGACCAAAAAGGTATGAAGGAGGATGTGCAACCTATcacatttaaaatcaattttcacCATGTTGAATTaacaaattaacttaaaatactttgagcaaaattttataagtaaactaaaataactataaatttAAGCAAAACTTCACACAAAAATGCAAATATGTTGTTGCAGATCATAGAAAATGAAGCATAATATTTATGCTTCATTTTTTAAATCGAAGGGTGAATGCGTAGGTAGTTAATGGTCGTACTATTTGTATGACTACGCAGCCAGCTACGCAGACTTCGTAGCAGCGTAGCCAGataaatgtacctatacttttttatttgtatacttttgttgatgataattaaataatttaattagcaaGTCTTATGATTTgctaaattgttaattaaatttactttCACCTTATGAACagccatttttaaattattattttgaaattgtcaTTATTATGACTTTATTGCTTCTCTctattaatcaatttaaaatctgcaacaaccttttatttaaaacatagtCATTGAACATAACAGTAATAAAACATcacaaacaaaacgaaacaaacgcacttatttttataaatacttacataaaatttgGTCTTCTTTACCTAATTGATGCCGTTCGTATACAATCCATATTATGCAAATAATATCTATATGAGTATAATATAGTAGCATTTTAATGATAAACTTCATAAATGAATCGATAACTAGACATTTTTTAcgattttattcatttttttgaGTTGTGGATCAAAGGACCAAAATTATCTATGGTTGAATAAACCAAGTAATTTTGCACATTACacagaaatacaaaatttatcatttaattgcTTACAgcacaaacaaacaacacattttagcgataacatttaaaataattttacacaaCTTAATACATAGAAAACACAgtgtacattatttatttctcacAACTTGCATCAGGAACATACCGATATTACAGTGACTAGAATAACTTAAacataaatttattgttttaattttggcGAGCAAACATCCCTTTTAATCaaatacatttgaaataaatatttcaatattaaacttCATTTTCCTTCGATTTTGTTCTACTAATTTATATTAAGACAAAACTTACATCACAAATTACAATAATCGAAGCTATTGCTTTTTCAATTGGAAGCCCCGAATCGGAAGACGTAGCCAACCGTTAAtatgatgaaataaataagaataaataaatttttatttgacatagaaaaaaaaacaaatcattttttcaaagataaataaaaaacatcaatcataattatttatggtgCTACATCCAGTTCCAATTACAAAAATTGCCgccaaaatcaaaacaaaagaattacAACACCTAAGTAGAAAATTGAAGCGAAAAATCGATGCTTATTGCTTAATTGAAATCGATCGTAAAATAGTTTACaaagaattattttaatataacgaCAGCAACATTAAAACTGACTTAAACATATTGATATGATTACATTTATAAGGAAAACttttagaatttattatattgctATTTTCTTGGgcgtaaagaaaaaatattgacttttctatatattttctaGTAACTCTGCCGTAGTTGGTTTAGTCCATTATAGATTGTTGTGGTAAATACAGCTTTTATTCTAGtacgtatatatttttaaaatatgtatccaTTTAACAACGCCTGAAATACTAAACAGATTATGGTCCTTCGAGacagtttaaatttaattagtaatGGAATAGTAGTATGCTATATTAAAACGTATTTGTTTCTTACGACCCAAGAAAACAGCAACAATATAAACATTACGTAAACACAGAAATATATCAACTAtagacaatttatttaaaaattcacagcaattgaaataagtaatgtaaaaattaaaattcattcaaCATCAATCCTCACACCGGATGTTTAaactttcattaattttacttttttaatttatttgaaatataaaaacactTACAAATAATGAAAGGACAACGATTAATTTtccattaattttgtataataataataattaggtatatcaaTGATttcgaatatttaattttatcattcgCATTTCGTTAAAATTTACAGAATAATTACGATTTGGGATTTCATCGAAGAAAATATCGGAACATATTATGTAGAGGAAATAATTGATACAACAATAAGTATAATATCTACATGTtggataattattatgaataatttttgTGCATTTTTATGCTGTGTTTAGAGCGACAAAATTATGTAGGCAGATGTTCAGTATGTTAGATCTCACAGAAAACTTTACctcagtttaaaaatgtatggaaTAAGAATTACTGAGAAGactttgtattgtataatatcTGCTAACTAAACACAGCATAAAAACccacaattattttaaaagtaggtatatttattatttcgaaTAATCCTAAATCATCTAAGGCATTAAACGATCCGTTTAGGTCACGGAGAAAATATTTACTAGTTTAGTATTAAGTTCGAGTttacaaaactattataaatatttaatataaatacaagTATGTATAGACGACACACTCGTTCATGTACACTAGTACATAGACTGGATACTCTGTAGAGATAcactttataaaaacatttataaggCAGATCATATAAGGAGAGGCGATCGCGTGGAACGAAgtaatatatgaaataaaacaaatttaactTTAGGCCTCACTCACAAATAAGGATTGAAAGAGCACTTGAGTAAAGAATAATATCTTCTGAAAATCTATTTCATTGCGATCCTATCATCAGATcgtaataataatcatataattatatcattgtGTGTGTAACCGGCCATTTTGTTCTAATCATCTGTTTTTCAATAACGGATTAACCATACATTCATCCCACGCGATCGTAGCATTTATCTaagagatataaataaaattatacgagATCACATTCATAGATAGTCTTATAACAGTTATAAAAGTAGGTTGTCCATCATAGTTCACGCAGACGTGATGAGATTGCTTCGttatatttagaatttttgaattaagaataagACACCTACATACGGCGACTGTTTCTACTCGACCACCTGGGCTAGGTCCACCCCATAGTCTAATTGTACC
The genomic region above belongs to Spodoptera frugiperda isolate SF20-4 chromosome 12, AGI-APGP_CSIRO_Sfru_2.0, whole genome shotgun sequence and contains:
- the LOC118262184 gene encoding probable glutamate--tRNA ligase, mitochondrial, coding for MCSILVKRLIYVPNRYLFKCISTKSPRVRFAPSPTGYLHLGGLRTALYNYLFAKSRNGTFILRIEDTDQTRKVEGSVDALVNDLQWAGIECNEGPGINGKYGPYVQSERLNIYQEHIAKLLDNGSAYKCFCTERRLNILRRDAVKSQRIPKYDNRCRSLSPEEIKQKIDNGVPYCIRFKLTSDVQYFEDLIFGSIAYDVSLNEGDPVLMKSDGYPTYHFANVVDDHLMDITHVLRGVEWQISTTKHLLIYRAFGWKPPQFGHMPLIVNADGTKLSKRQSDVKVEDYRSNGIFPLALVNYITLSGGGFEHVPGAGVRLKTMDELAGEFQIDKISSHPSRLNPDLLEECNRLEIKRRLRDEDQANSLVSKLQELITKTYPEHNLNLTEEHVKTVLNWSASRISRMEELSSKKYGFLWILPKNTAKVDQELLRKLVENLEGLEKFDQGSLKENLRSFSAQNDVKFPALMKMLRSVISGLDEGPGVAEMMDLLGKTQSLERIKAVVRYTVVLLNIINVMMVSRHRRLRDNESTSAKPKSS